The following is a genomic window from Moorella sp. Hama-1.
CACCGGGGCCATTGCCGCCGCCCAGGAACGGGCCGCCCGTTTCTATGGTGCAGCCCGCACCTTTTTCCTGGTTAACGGGGCCAGCGTGGGCCTCATAGCCGTCATCCTGGCTACCTGCCGTCCCGGGGATGAGGTTTTGCTGCCCCGTTACGCCCACCGGGCGGTCTTTAACGCTTTGATTTTGAGTGGAGCCCGGCCGGTTTACCTGGAGACCCCCTGGCTGGAGGCCCCGGGCCTGCCCCTGGGGGTGCCCCCGGCCAACCTGGCCGTGGCCCTGCAGGAACACCCCGGCGCCAGGCTCCTGCTCCTGGTCCACCCGACCTATGAAGGAATTGTACCCCGCACGGGGGAACTTGTGAACCTGGCCCACGACCGGGGCCTGCCGGTCCTGGTCGACGCCGCCCACGGGGCCCACTTTGGCCTGGACCCGGCTTTACCGCCGTCCCCCCTGGACCTGGGGGCCGACTATGTCGTTCAGAGTACCCACAAGACTATGGGGGCCCTGACCCAGGCGGCCATGCTCCACCTGCGGGAAGAGGCCCCGGCGGCCGGGGTGGCGGCGGCCCTGAACCTCCTCCAGACTACCAGCCCTTCCTATATCCTCATGGCTTCCCTGGATCTGGCCCGCCTCCTGGCGGAGGAGCAGGGCCGCCGGGACTGGGGCCGGGCCGTGGCCCGGGCCATGATGGCCCGAGAAAGGCTGGCCCAGGCCGGGCTGCCGCCCCTGGCCCCGGCTGCAGTTACCGGGCCGGCAGCCAGCGGTCTGGATGTCACCCGCCTGGTGCTGCCGACGGCGGCCCTGGGCAGTGCTGGGCATGCGGTAGCC
Proteins encoded in this region:
- a CDS encoding aminotransferase class I/II-fold pyridoxal phosphate-dependent enzyme, with the translated sequence MKTQGQAPLWEALLNYRRQRMSSWHTPGHKDGAYTWPEWREFLGPALPLDQTEVPGLDNLARPTGAIAAAQERAARFYGAARTFFLVNGASVGLIAVILATCRPGDEVLLPRYAHRAVFNALILSGARPVYLETPWLEAPGLPLGVPPANLAVALQEHPGARLLLLVHPTYEGIVPRTGELVNLAHDRGLPVLVDAAHGAHFGLDPALPPSPLDLGADYVVQSTHKTMGALTQAAMLHLREEAPAAGVAAALNLLQTTSPSYILMASLDLARLLAEEQGRRDWGRAVARAMMARERLAQAGLPPLAPAAVTGPAASGLDVTRLVLPTAALGSAGHAVAAALRRAGQEAELAGGDYILFIITPGDGEEKIEALLAALLSLPRPAGPPAGVVVSGKKLAPPAGIPEVALTPREAWLAPHRELPLKEAAGKIAAELIAPCPPGIALAVPGEVLTPAILDRLQAVRGPAGRVLVMDG